The sequence below is a genomic window from Candidatus Neomarinimicrobiota bacterium.
GCAGCAAGCGGATGTGGAGCTGACGATCTATAATGTACTGGGCCGTCAGGTGGCAGTAGCAGTTAACGGTTGGCGGGAGCAGGGTCGGCACGAAGTGATGTGGGACGGGACGGATAAT
It includes:
- a CDS encoding FlgD immunoglobulin-like domain containing protein encodes the protein QQADVELTIYNVLGRQVAVAVNGWREQGRHEVMWDGTDNFGRSVSAGVYLYQIRAGDFSRTRKMLLLK